The DNA segment CAGGCCCACCTCGCGGGCGACCCGCTCGTTCCAGTGGATGACGTTGAAGTCGCCGGAGGCGCCGGCGTAGCGGACCAGGTCGGCGCGGGTGACCCGAGAGGTCGCCTCGGGGAGCTCGGCGCCGACCTCGACGTCAGCCAGCCGGCGGCTCACGCCACGCCCCGGGCGACCAGCATCGACCGGGTGGTGCAGACCGGTTCGCCGTCCTCGGTCGCGAGGTCCACCCGGGTGGTGAGCATGTCGTTGCCGGCGATCGTCTTCAGCGCGTCGATCGTGGCGGTGGCGACCAGCCGGTCGCCGGCGCGGATCGGCCGGTGGTGGGTGAACCGCTGCTCACCGTGGACGACCCGGCTGTAGTCGATCTCCACGTCGGGGTCCTCGACCACGACGTTGCCCGCACCCAGGCTCAGCACGATGGCGAACGTCGGCGGGGCGATCACGTCGGGGTGCCCGGCCGCGCGGGCGGCCGCCGGGTCGAGGTACACCGGGTCGGGGTCGCCGAGGGCCGCGGCGAACTCCGCGATCTTCTCGCGACCGACCTCGTACACGGCAGAGGGCGGGTAGCTGCGCCCGACCAGTCCTGCGTCCAGCGCCATGCTCCCGCCCTCTCGCCCTGCCGACCGCTGGGGTCAGCGCGTCTCGCGGTGGACCGTGTGCTTCCGGTCGGTCGGGCAGTACTTCTTCAGCTCGATCCGGTCGGGGTCGTTCCGCCGGTTCTTGCGGGTGATGTAGTTGCGGTTCTTGCACTCCTGGCAGGCCAGGGTGATCTTCGGACGGACGTCTGTGGCTGCCATGAGCGCGTTCCTCGCCTTGTTCTCATCGGGTGGTGCTCGTGGACGGCGGGAGCCGCACACGACGACGGACCCCGCGAGCGGGGTCCGTCTGGGGTAGCGGTGACCGGACTTGAACCGGTGACACAGCGATTATGAGCCGCTTGCTCTACCAGGCTGAGCTACACCGCCGGGTGACCGGGCGGCCCGGTCTCGCGACTGGCCCGCTGGTCGATCCTACGAGCCCCTTTACGGAATCGAACCGTAGACCTTCTCCTTACCATGGAGACGCTCTGCCGACTGAGCTAAAGGGGCGGTGCTCGGGAGCGGAAGAGACTCTACCAAGCCGCACTCGGCGACCGGCGGACCCCCTCGTGACCGTGCCCGACGACTGTAACAGCCGCCTGGTGAGGCACTGGAACGGCCTCGCGTCAGGGGCCCGCCACGAGCTCGCGAGTGGTGGGGGGACGCGAGGTCCTTCGTGGGGTCCTTCATCAGGTGCGGACGAACAACCGGCGGTGCCGGGCTCCCGGCGCGGCGCTGCGGACGCCGGTGCGGGCCAGCAGCCAGCCCTCCAGCCGGTCCTCCGGCAGCGGCCGGCTGACCAGGAAGCCCTGCAGCTTGTCGCAGCCCATCTGGGCCAGCAGGTCGCGGGTGACCTCGTCCTCGACGCCCTCCGCCACCACCCGAAGCCCCAGGTTGTGCGCCAGCTCCACGATCGACCGGGCGATGAACGACTCGTTCTGGCTGGTGGACATGCCCAGCACGAAGGACTTGTCGATCTTGAGCTCGTCGATCGGCAGCTGCCGCAGCTGGGACAGCGACGAGTAGCCGGTGCCGAAGTCGTCCATCGACAGCCGCAGCCCCAGCGCGTGCAGCTCGCCGAGCACGTTGCTGTTGCGCACGGTGTCGTCGACGACGCTGCCCTCGGTGAGCTCGAGGGTGAGCAGCTCACCGGGGACCCCGTGGTGCCGCAGCGCCCCGCGGACCCGGGCGACCAGGTCGGGCTCGGACAGGCAGCGCGCGGAGAGGTTGACCGCGACGGAGATCGCGATGTCCTGGTCCAGCCACCGGCGGCAGCGGTCCAGCGCGCGGTCCAGGACGTGGTCGGTGAGCGGCCCGATCCGGCCGATCTGCTCGGCCAGGCTGATGAAGTCGTCCGGCGGGATGTCGCCGTACCGCGGGTGCGCCCAGCGGACCAGCGTCTCCACCGAGACGATGTCGGCCGTCCGGGCGTCCACGATCGGCTGGAAGACGACGGTGATCTGCTCCTCGGCCATCGCCGTCTCCAGCTCGGTGCCCAGCTGCAGCCGGCGCAGGCTCTGCTGGTCCAGCACCGGGTGGTAGGTGGCGACCCCGCCGGAGCTGTGCGCGGCCAGCAGGGCGACGTCGGCGCGCTGGATGAGCGTCCCGGAGTCGGTCCCGTGCACCGGCGCGGCAGCCACGCCGATGGTCAGCGACACCTCGAGGTCGAGCCCGGCGACCCGGGCCCGGGTGGAGGCGGCCTCGCGCAGCCGGCGGGCGGCCCGCTCGGTGGCCGGCAGGGACAGCTCGGGCAGTAGGACGGCGAACTGGCCGCCCTCCATCCGGGCGACGACGGCCTGCGGCGGCGCGTGCTCCCGCAGCAGCCCGGCGGTGACCAGCAGCAGCTCGTCGCTGGCCGCGTGCCCGAGGGTGTCGGTGACGTTGGTGTAGCCGTCCAGCGTGGCCAGCACCAGCCCCGCCCGGGCGGTGGCCGGCTCGGCGAGCAGCAGGGCGTCGATCTCGGCCGCGAGCCGTTGGCGGTTGGGCAGCCCGGTCAGCCGGTCGTGGTCGCCGTCGTGCCGGATCTGGCTGAGCAGCTGCTGCTGCCGGATCGCCGCGTTGACGTGGGTGAGCATCGAGTCCAGGGCACCGCGGTCGCCCGGGTCGAAGGTGACGACGTCGCTGCGCCGGTCGCAGACCTCGAGGTAGCCGGGCTCGCCGGCGGCGGTGGTGACCGGGGCGCCGAGCACCTCACGGGCACCCCGGCGGACCAGCGCGGCCAGCTCGGCGCCGTCGGCGCGGGCGGCGGAGGAGAGCACCGGGCCCCCGCAGTCGGGTGCTAGCGCCCGGCGGCGGAGCAGGTCGTCGGGGTCCCCGGGCCCGTCGTACCAACCCAGCTCACCGTCGGCGGCGTCGACCACGAGCTGCGGGCCCTCATCGAGGTAGGGCGGCAGCCACAGCGCCACCCGGTCGGCGTTGAGCAGCTCGCGCACCGCGTTGACGATCTCCCGGGTGCCGGCCTCGTCCGGTGTCACGAGCTCGACCCGGCGGGCGAAGTCGTACACCCGCTGGACGGTGCGCCGTTCGCGGACGGCGTGCGCGGACTGCCGGAAGATGGCGACCACGCCGATCACCAGCGGGACGATGAGCGCCCAGGCCCAGGGCGTCTCCCAGGTCAGCAGCAGCGCGATGACGCCGACGACCACGCTCAGCGGCGCCACGACGAGCGCCGGCACCGCGGACAGCAGCATCTGCCGGCCCGGCCAGCCGTCGCTGAGGCTGATCGCCGCGCAGATGAGCAGCATCCCGACGACGGTGGCCGCCACCAGGGCGAAGACCAGGCCCAGCCAGGTCAGCGGGTCGTCGAGGTCCAGCTCCGGCAGCAGCGAGAGCACGAGCAGCGCCGTGCACACCTCGATCACCGAGCTCGCCGCGTTGAAGGCGACCTTGGGCAGGGGCAGCGACTGCCGGGCCCCGATGAGCAGCATGACGGCCACCCGGACCACGGCGGTCCAGACGCCGCCCACCTCGACGAGGCCGATCACCATGGCGATCTCGGACGGCGAGACGGCGAAGGTCTGCCGGCGGAACTCCAGGTCCAGCTGGACCGACTCGGTCAGGACGAACGCGACGAACACCGCGACGACGGCCCAGAACGGAGGGGTCGACCATGCCGCGGGCAGCGTGGGCACGGCGAGGACCAGGGCCACGACGCCGCCGAGGAGCGCGATCGTCCACGGCCGCCGGAGGAACGGGGTCCCCAGCTGCTCGGGGACCATGGGCTCGGCCAAGGTGGGCCTGTCTGTCAGGGGGGCGGTCAGGGCGAAGGTAACAGCGCCCGACGCCGCCCGGCAGCAGGCTCACCCCCACAGGGTGAGCTCGGTCATGCCCCCACGTGCGTCCCGGCCCGACGGGCCGGGGAGGCCGTCAGGCGTTCCACTTCCAGCCGCGGTTCCACTTCCAACCCCGGTCGGTGGCGGCGGAACGCGTGGTCGAGACGGGGCTGAGGGTGGACATGACGCCTCCAGAGGGCATGACGGACTGCAGGGAGTCGCGGCAGCCGCCCACGCGGGGGCAGAGCGTCGTCCGGCACAGACCGCAGCCAGGAGACTGCAGCGGGTCACCCACACGAGGCAAGCGTTGACACGCACGGGTGAAGTGATCTTCGCCGTGTCGTCACTCTGCGCAACCGCGGTCCGAGCAGTTGTCCCGAGAGAGTGACGGCGCCGTCTGGCTCCACCCGATCCAGGTACATCATCCACCCCGCCGCGACCGGGAGGACAGGTCGGGCATCGGGACGTCGCCGAGCCGGTCCAGCAGCGACTCCTCCGGGGCGGCGAGCCGGCCCAGCTGCTCGGTCGTCCGCGCGAACCCGGCCCGGGCGGCCGCGTCGGCGGAGAGCGGTGCGCCGGGCACCGGACCGAGCCCGAGGACGGCACCGGCGAACCGCGCGGCGTCGTCGGCCGAGCGGACCCGGCCGGTGTCCGGGCCGATCTCCACGTCGCCGTCCACGTCGAGGAGGTCGGCCACCGGCGCCTCGGCGGCGTCCAGCAGGTCACCCGTCCGGCCCGTGACCAGGGACAGCGGCTGCTTCACCCCCAGCTCCCACAGCATCTGCGCGTCCACCGCCCGGCTCTGCGCGGCGCTCCAGGCCAGCGCGTACCGCAGCCGCTCCGCGTACTCGAGCAGCGCCACGTGCGCGCCGGCGACCTCGCCGGCCGACGCTCCCACGGCGCCGGACCGCAGCGCGCCCGTCACCGTTGCGGTGACCTCCTCCGCCGACCCCGCGTCGGTGGCCAGGTGCCCGAGCCCGCGCAGCGCGGCGTCGTCCTGCGGGCCGAGGGCGACGCCGGTGCCCGCGGCGTCGAGCACCGGCACCAGCACGCCCGGCTGACCGGCGACCAGGTCGGTGACGCTGCCGCGGACCGCGGCGAGCGCCCCGGCGCCGTCCAGCACCCGGCCGGTGCTGCCGGGGCCGAGCCCCTCCCCCAGTGCCTGCAGCGCGGCCCGGGCGGCGCGGCCGGCCCCGGGCCCGGCCGCCGCGAGCTCGATCACGGCCGCCAGGGAGCCGGTGCCCGCGGGCCAGCTGCGGGACAGCAGCGTGGTCCAGGTGGCCGGCTCGTCGAGCAGCAGGGCGGAGGCCTCCGAGTCGGCGGACCCGGCGAGGACGGTCAGCGCCGCGTCCACCGGGTCGGGCAGCAGGCCACCCCGGGTGCCGACCGCCCCGGCCGGTGCCCCCCGGGCGACCTCGCGGGCCAGCAGCTGACGACCCCAGGCGGCGGCCAGCGCTGACCCGGCGCCCGGGGCGGCGAGGACCAGCCCCATCGCCACCGCCCGGTCGTCCGCAGCACCGTCGGGGTCGTCGGCGCTCAACTGCACCGCGTCGAGGACCTCGGCGACCGGGCCGTCGGGGCGCGGCGGGCCGCCGAGCGCACCGGCCAGCAGACCGGCCAGCGGGCCCTCCTCCCCCGTGCCGGCGAGCCCCGCGAGGACCGACAGCAGCCAGGTGACGCCGTCGGCCCCCAGCCGCCCGACCAGCGCACCGGCGAAGGCGGGCCGCGAGGCGTACGGCTGCCAGCGCTGCACCGCGGAGGCGAGCGCCCCGGCCGTGCCGGGCCGGGTGAGCTGGTCGGCGGCCTGCGCTCCCAGCGTCGCGAGCGCCCCCGCCCCCCAGCCGGGCAGTGCTCCGGCCAGCCGGACGGTGACCGCGGCCGCGTCGCCCGGCCGGCCGGTGCCCCCGAACGGCCGGACGGCACCGCTGAGGACGGCGGCGGTCGCCGCGGCGTCCTCGGCGAGCAGCGCCAGCAGCGCCCGGTGCTCCGCGCCCCGGTCGGCGTCCTCCTCCGCGACGGCCCGGACCAGGGCCACGGCCTCGGCGGGCGCCGCCGCGACCCCGTTCTCCAGCGGGACGCCGACCAGCGCCGCCAGCCGGGCGCCGGCGTCGGCGAACCGGTGCCGCTGCTGGTCGCGCAGCGACGCCAGCCGGGCGAGCACGGTCAGCCAGAGCTCGTGGTGGTCGGCGAGCCGGGCGGCGGCTGCGGTCACCGCCTCGTGCAGGTCGGCGGCGACGGTGCGCGCCGCGCCCACCTCGGCCGCGGCGGCGCTGGCGTCGGCCCCCTGCCACCCGCTCGGCGTGCCGGCGGGCTGCAGGAGCTGCGCCGTGCGGTCCGCGGCGGAGGCCGCCGAGGTCAGCTGGTCGACCACCGAGCCGAGCGCCGCAGGCTGACCGGGCGGCTCGGGCAGCGCGACCGGCGGCGGGAGCAGGACGGTCACTGGGCGACGCCCCTGCCCAGCACCGGCAGCAGCCGCTCGTCCAGCCCGAGCCAGGAGTCCGCCGCCGTGGTCACCGCCGCCGACAGCCAGCCCAGCTCACCCGCCAGGCAACGGCCGGCGGTGCGCGCGGTCTCGCAGAATCCGGCCACCGCCGGACCCAGCGGCCCGCCCACCGGGTCGGCGTCGGCCGCGGTGGCCACCCGGGCCGCCTGGACCGCTGCCCCGTCGAGCACGCCGGCCAGCGCGTACAGCTCCGCGGGGACCACCTCGATCGCCATGCCCGGCAGTCTGCTGGCCGGACGCAGGACCGGACGGCGTCGTCCACAGGCCCGGTGCCCGCGCCCGGCGGGCCGGCCTGCGTCGTCCACACCGTCCACAGCCGCTGTCCACAACCGGTGGACATCCGTGCTCGCGGGCCACCCCGCCCTCTACGCTCCCCGCGTGCGACCGGGCAGCCTGCAGCTCACCGACCCCGAGGGCGGGTCGACGCTGCCCTTCGTGCTGGTCTGCTGGCTGGTCGCCGCGCTGATGGTGCTCGGCGCGATCGCCGCCTCCGACGCGTTCCTGGAGCAGCAGGAGGTGCAGTCGGCCTGCGACGGGGCTGCCCTGGCCGCGGCGAACGAGGCCGATGCGGCGGCGGTCTACGCGCAGGGCGCGGGCGCGCACCTGCCGTTGACCCAGTCGACCGCCGAGGCCGCGGTCGCCGACCAGCTCGCCGACGCCGGGGTGCGGCTGGACGCCTGGTCGGCGACGACCGACGGGACCGAGGTGACCGTGCGGTGCACCCGCTCGGTGCACATCGCCTTCGACTGGCTCTTCCTCGGCGGGCGGCCGCTGGAGCGCACCGCGGTGGCCAGCGCCCGCGCCCCGACCGTGGGCTGACCCCGGGGACGAGGACGGCCCCCGACCAGGAGGTCGGGGGCCGTCGCACCGGGTGTGGCGGGTGAAGGATTCGAACCTTCGTAGGCTAAGCCGACGGATTTACAGTCCGCTCCCATTGGCCACTCGGGCAACCCGCCGCTGTGCTGGTGCCGGATGAGCTTACAAGACGGTGGACGGCGGTCGGGGAGGTCCCCGGTCGAGCCCGCTCCACAGCGCGAGAGAGGAGACAGTCATGGCCGATGCGTCGTTCGACGTCGTCAGCAAGGTCGACCGCCAGGAGGTCGACAACGCGCTGAACCAGGCGGGCAAGGAGCTCTCGCAGCGCTTCGACTTCCGCGGGGTCAACGCGACCATCGCCTGGGCCGGCGAGGAGGCGGTGACCCTGCAGGCCGACACCGAGGAGCGGGTCGCCGCCGCGCTCGAGGTCTTCCGGGAGAAGCTGGTCAAGCGCGGCATCTCGATGAAGGCGCTGGACGCCGACGAGCCGCAGGCCTCCGGCAAGGTCTACAAGATCTCCGCCCGGATCCAGCAGGGCATCGCCTCGGACAAGGCCAAGCAGATCGCCAAGGCCATCCGCGACGAGGGGCCCAAGGGCGTGCAGGCGCAGATCCAGGGCGACCAGCTGCGGGTCAGCGGCAAGAAGCGCGACGACCTGCAGGCGGTCCAGCAGCTGCTCAAGGCCAAGGACTTCGAGATCGCCCTGCAGTTCGACAACTACCGCTGAGCCGAGGCCCCGGCGGCGGGTCCGCCCGCCGCCGGTGTGGGGCGGTCAGCCGTCGGTGAGGTGGTGGCCCGGAGCAGGGGGGCCGAGGACGCTGTCCCCCACGGTGCCGGAGCGGCCGGTGCCCCACCGGAGGAGCCAGGCAGATGACCACCACCCCACCCGCTCCCGGGCGCGGCGGGACCCCGACCGTGCAGGGTCTCGGCCATGTCGCGCTGACCGTCCGCGACCTGGCGGTCAGCGTCCCGTGGTACCAGGCGTTGATCGGGTCCGAGCCGGTCCTGGACGAGGACACCGGCCCCTTCCGGCACGTCGTCTTCGCCCTCGGCGACGCCCTGCTCGGGCTGCACCAGTTCCCGGACGCCGAGGCGGCGGTCCCGCACTCCGCGCGCCGGCCGGGGCTCGACCACGTGGCCTTCGCCGTGACCGACCGCGACCAGCTCAGCGCCTGGGCGGAGCGGCTCGACGCGATGGGCATCCCGCACGGCGACGTCGTCGACGCCGCCTACGGGTCGGGGATCTCCGTCGAGGACCCCGACGGCATCCCGCTGGAGCTCTTCGCGCCACCCGGCGGCTGAGCGCCGGCCGGGGTCAGCGGCTGGGCTCGTCCGCCAGGACGCCCGGGCCCGCCGGCACCAGCACCCAGTCCCGGTGCTTGCCGGTCCGGCCGTCCCCGGAGGAGCGGCGGGCCAGCCGGCGCAGCGCCCAGGGCAGCACGTGCTCGCGGTAGTAGCGGGCCTCGACGCCCAGCCGCCGGGCCTCGGCGGGGCCGGGGTCGATGACGTGCGCGGTGGCCGGGTACCCGAGCGCGTCGAGCACGAGGCCGGCAACCCGCCGGTGGCCGGCCGGGCCCAGGTGCAGCCGGTCGGCGGACCAGTACCCGGGACGGCGGAGCTCCTGGTCACCGAAGGCGTCCACGAACACCAGGCCGTGCCGGGCCGCCAGCTCGGCGACCGCCGCGGTCAGCGCCCGGCCCCGGCGGTGCATCGTCCGGCCGTAGGGGAGCCGGGCGGTGGGGTCCGCCCCGCTGAGCAGCACCAGCTGGACGCCCGCCTCGGCGCACCGCCGCACGGCCCGCTCGGTCAGCCCGACCAGCCGGTCGACGTCGCAGCCCGGCCGCATCATGTCGTTGCCGCCGCCGTTGAGCGTGATGAGCGTCGGCGCCGGGTCGAGGGCGAGCGCGGCCGGGAGCTGGTCGGTCACCACCGGTGCGAGCAGCCGGCCGCGCACCGCGGTGTTGGCGTAGTGAACCGGCTCGCCGGTGGCGGCGGCCAGCCCGGTCGCCACCAGGTCGGCCCACCCGCGCACCGAACCGTCGGGGAGCTCGTCGCCCATGCCCTCGGTGAAGCTGTCGCCGATCGCCGCGTAGTGCACGCCCCGAGCCTAGGCAGCAGGTCCCTGCTGCTCGCGGGCCATCTGCTGCAGCCGGGCGATCCGCTCCGCCATCGGCGGGTGGGTGGCGAACATCGAGGCCATCCCCTGCCCGCGGAACGGGTTCGCGATCATCAGGTGGCTCTGGGTCACCAGCCGGTCGTCCTGGGGCAGCGGTCGTGCCGCCACGCCCCGCTCGAGCTTGGCCAGGGCGCTGGCCAGCGCCAGCGGGTCGTGCGACAGCTGGGCACCCGAGGCGTCGGCCTGGTACTCCCGGCTGCGGCTGACCGCCATCTGGACCAGGCCGGCCGCGACCGGGCCGAGGAAGACCAGCAGCAGCCCGCCCAGGGCGCCGCCGCCCTCCCGGTCGTCGGAGCGCCCGCCGAACAGCGACGCGAACATCGCCATGTGGGCCAGGTAGGTGATCACCG comes from the Modestobacter italicus genome and includes:
- a CDS encoding MaoC family dehydratase N-terminal domain-containing protein — encoded protein: MALDAGLVGRSYPPSAVYEVGREKIAEFAAALGDPDPVYLDPAAARAAGHPDVIAPPTFAIVLSLGAGNVVVEDPDVEIDYSRVVHGEQRFTHHRPIRAGDRLVATATIDALKTIAGNDMLTTRVDLATEDGEPVCTTRSMLVARGVA
- the rpmG gene encoding 50S ribosomal protein L33; protein product: MAATDVRPKITLACQECKNRNYITRKNRRNDPDRIELKKYCPTDRKHTVHRETR
- a CDS encoding putative bifunctional diguanylate cyclase/phosphodiesterase, with amino-acid sequence MAEPMVPEQLGTPFLRRPWTIALLGGVVALVLAVPTLPAAWSTPPFWAVVAVFVAFVLTESVQLDLEFRRQTFAVSPSEIAMVIGLVEVGGVWTAVVRVAVMLLIGARQSLPLPKVAFNAASSVIEVCTALLVLSLLPELDLDDPLTWLGLVFALVAATVVGMLLICAAISLSDGWPGRQMLLSAVPALVVAPLSVVVGVIALLLTWETPWAWALIVPLVIGVVAIFRQSAHAVRERRTVQRVYDFARRVELVTPDEAGTREIVNAVRELLNADRVALWLPPYLDEGPQLVVDAADGELGWYDGPGDPDDLLRRRALAPDCGGPVLSSAARADGAELAALVRRGAREVLGAPVTTAAGEPGYLEVCDRRSDVVTFDPGDRGALDSMLTHVNAAIRQQQLLSQIRHDGDHDRLTGLPNRQRLAAEIDALLLAEPATARAGLVLATLDGYTNVTDTLGHAASDELLLVTAGLLREHAPPQAVVARMEGGQFAVLLPELSLPATERAARRLREAASTRARVAGLDLEVSLTIGVAAAPVHGTDSGTLIQRADVALLAAHSSGGVATYHPVLDQQSLRRLQLGTELETAMAEEQITVVFQPIVDARTADIVSVETLVRWAHPRYGDIPPDDFISLAEQIGRIGPLTDHVLDRALDRCRRWLDQDIAISVAVNLSARCLSEPDLVARVRGALRHHGVPGELLTLELTEGSVVDDTVRNSNVLGELHALGLRLSMDDFGTGYSSLSQLRQLPIDELKIDKSFVLGMSTSQNESFIARSIVELAHNLGLRVVAEGVEDEVTRDLLAQMGCDKLQGFLVSRPLPEDRLEGWLLARTGVRSAAPGARHRRLFVRT
- a CDS encoding type VII secretion target, which translates into the protein MAIEVVPAELYALAGVLDGAAVQAARVATAADADPVGGPLGPAVAGFCETARTAGRCLAGELGWLSAAVTTAADSWLGLDERLLPVLGRGVAQ
- a CDS encoding pilus assembly protein TadG-related protein, which gives rise to MRPGSLQLTDPEGGSTLPFVLVCWLVAALMVLGAIAASDAFLEQQEVQSACDGAALAAANEADAAAVYAQGAGAHLPLTQSTAEAAVADQLADAGVRLDAWSATTDGTEVTVRCTRSVHIAFDWLFLGGRPLERTAVASARAPTVG
- a CDS encoding YajQ family cyclic di-GMP-binding protein, giving the protein MADASFDVVSKVDRQEVDNALNQAGKELSQRFDFRGVNATIAWAGEEAVTLQADTEERVAAALEVFREKLVKRGISMKALDADEPQASGKVYKISARIQQGIASDKAKQIAKAIRDEGPKGVQAQIQGDQLRVSGKKRDDLQAVQQLLKAKDFEIALQFDNYR
- a CDS encoding VOC family protein, which encodes MTTTPPAPGRGGTPTVQGLGHVALTVRDLAVSVPWYQALIGSEPVLDEDTGPFRHVVFALGDALLGLHQFPDAEAAVPHSARRPGLDHVAFAVTDRDQLSAWAERLDAMGIPHGDVVDAAYGSGISVEDPDGIPLELFAPPGG
- a CDS encoding SGNH/GDSL hydrolase family protein; the protein is MHYAAIGDSFTEGMGDELPDGSVRGWADLVATGLAAATGEPVHYANTAVRGRLLAPVVTDQLPAALALDPAPTLITLNGGGNDMMRPGCDVDRLVGLTERAVRRCAEAGVQLVLLSGADPTARLPYGRTMHRRGRALTAAVAELAARHGLVFVDAFGDQELRRPGYWSADRLHLGPAGHRRVAGLVLDALGYPATAHVIDPGPAEARRLGVEARYYREHVLPWALRRLARRSSGDGRTGKHRDWVLVPAGPGVLADEPSR